Within the Leptotrichia sp. oral taxon 498 genome, the region GATAATTCCCTTTTTTCTTCATAAATAATTCATTTTTCATATCTTTTACAACTTTATTTTTTTCTATAAATTTTTTTATAAAAATTATTTCTTCAAATTCGTGTATCATAAACAACACTATTGCTATAAATGACAATTTGTATATTTCCATTCTCACATTTCCTCCTCAAAAATTGAAATCGTAACTTCTCCCAGCTTCACTTTTTTCACCAAAAAATTTCCTTTTCTGCTCGAAGCTAGATAGGCACAAGGCTCAGAAACTCCGTACACTCCGATTTGATTTTTTACAAATTCTGAACGCTCTTCAATTAAATTTTCTACTTCCAAAATTTTTTCTTTTTCAAAAAATTCTATTGGAATATTTAATTCAGTCATTGCTTCTAAAAGTCCAATTTCATCAGATTTTACCCAAGCGGATGCGGCTTTTTTTATCGAGTCCATTTCTAAATTTTGAGTTTCCATTACATAATTTATTTTTTCGATAATTTTTTCTTTTGGTGTATTTCTTTTGCAGCCGATTCCGAGAATAATATTTTTGGGAATAATTTTAGAAATTTCAATATTTTTTCTGTTTGAAACAATTATTGCTCCAGCACAATTTTTATTATTTTCTACGATATTTTTTGGCAAATGAATGCTCACATTTTCTCCGTTTACGATAAGCGAAGTAACTCTTTTGGCATCGTCCAAACTTTCCAATTTTGCTTTAATTTTTTGCGACAATGTGTCAACCGCAATTTTTCCACCAACATCAGAAGCAGTTGTAATTACTGGGATTGCTCCAATTCCATCCGCAATCTTTCTACATTCTTCATTTGCCCCTCCAAGATGTCCTGAAAGCAATGAAATCACAAAATTAGCGTGGTCATCAACTGTAATAACAGCTGGGTCTGTGTCCTTGCTTTTAAATTTTCCTTCAATAATTCTCACAACTGCTCCAGTCGCCGCAACGAAAATATGTAAATCATATTTATCAAATGTTTTTTCTAATAAAATCGGCACTCGCTCATTTATCACAAATAAATTTTCCACATTTTCACTTTCAAGATTGAGCATATTTGCCACTCTTTGTGACACATAAATATGCAAATTTTTATAAACATTGTCTCGTATTTTTAGACAGGTTTCATATCCGTTTTTGCTTACGCAATATACTGCTGTTCTCATTTTTTCTCCTTTTTTGTTAAATTTATTCGAAAATTTTAAAATAATATTTCAAAATAACTCTTATATTTTTAATAATTAGATTATTTTTCTAGTTCTTTTATTATTTTATAAAGTTTAGTTTTTTCTAGTTCATTTACAAATTGTTTTCCTTCTTCTTCATCAATTGAAGTTACCACTGTTATTAGCAACAAATATGTACTTTCTGGTACAATATTATATCTTATCGCATCTTCTGTCATTTTTTTATTATTTGCAATATTTTTTAAATAATAATTTTTTATTTCTTCTCTAGTTTTCAAATCAAGTCCTTTTGATCCTTTCGAATTTTCTTCCATTAATTCATAAATTTTTGAAGCATGAATCAAAAAATTAAAATTATAAACAAGTTCATCTACAACGCCAAATTCTCTTTTATTTTGTTCAGATTGAAAAAAATCTTCTACAATTTTGAGATTTTCAACTTGGTTCTTAGAATTTTTTTCAATTTCTTCCAAATCCTTTTCATTTGTTGCCAAATCCTCAACAGTATCACTAAATTTTTTACTTCTACTTAATAAATCAATATCTGTGAGAACGATCTCTATCAATTTATAAACAGCCGGTCTGTCCTTATATTTTTCCTTAATTTTATCAAAATATTCTTGTGCTTTTTTCTTTTCTCCAATTTGATAATAATAAAATCCACTCATGCTCCAAGATTCAAAATCGGTAATATCTTTTTCTTTCAAATTTTCTTCAAGCAATTTTTTAGCTTTTAAAATACTTTGCGTATCACCTTTTATTGAATATATTGAAATCAAATATTGTTTAATTTGAATATTATTTTTATCCTTTTTTAATAACTTTTCTGCTTTATTAATCAAACTATTGATTTCATTTTTTTGTGGAATAATCGACATTCCACCTTTTGAATACAACAAGAATTCTGATGTTTCATCAATTATGCTTTGTTTTACTCCCCTTTTTGAAAGCGTTTCCTGAACACATTCCCTAAGCGTGTATGCATTTGCTCCTAAACTTGTTGCTAAAAAAATTGTAATTGCATAAATTAATTTTTTCATAAAATTTTCTCCTTTTTTCTATTTTTTAAATCTATAATTTTAATCTTTTATACAATAATTTCTTTTCTTTTTTTGGTATTTTACTTTTTTCTATAATTCCTTTAGATTTTAAAATTTCCAAAATTTTCTTTTTATCATCCGATTCAAAATGAATAAAATCTTCGATTAATCCTTCATATTCTGGTACTTTTCTAAATACATATTTTTTTAATACTAATTTAGAAAGTTTACTTTTTAAAAGTTTTATCCAATTTTCTATCAAATCTGATTTTTTAATTTCTTGTATTTCATTTTCAACTATTAGTTCTTTCGTATAAGTTTTTCCCAAAATGCTATCTATAAAATATTTAGATACTTTTTTTACACGAAGATAAACTATTCTCTGCTTTATAATAAAATATATAATAAATATTAAATTTAATCCTAAAAGTTGATAAAAACTCTCATAACTAAAATTCTGATATTTTAAATGATAAATTAAATAAATGATTGGTTCAAAAAATAAATAACAATTTGTCATTCCTGATGAAAAACCTCCTTCTATCTCTTTATAATTTATAAGTGCATCCCAATCTAAAATAAGGAAGATTATTCCTATAACTAATGAAATTATCCAATAATTAATTTGTAAACTTCCCATTAACATAAGCATAATTCCTGTAAATTGTAGACATAAAGGAATTAAAGTTATATAAAAAACATAGCCTGAAATTGCTTCATTACTTATTTTTTTCATTTTATATTTAAACATCATATTTTCTATATTTAAGAAAAATTGTTTTGAAAAAATCCAATTTTTTAAAATATTTTCATTACTATTTATACATAAACCCAAAATTTTATTATATTTTAGAAAAAAATATTTTTTAATAAATTTTTTTATCCCTTTTTCTGAATTGGCTTTATATTCTTTTAATATTTCCTCCAATTCACTTTTACCATTATTCATAAGGTTATATTTAAAAAAATCTTTTTCAAATTTATTTTGATTTAAAATTTTATCTATTTTATTCGCAAATCTCGAATTATCAGTTTCAACACACTTATCACCTTCAAAAATCAAACTGTAAATTTTATTTATATCTTGTGTCATGCATTCTTTTTTCAATTTATCAAAAAAATTTTTTCTTTCCAAAAAGGAAAATGAAATATTTGATGATTCATAATATTCTTTTAATAATTTTTCTACCTCACCATTTTTAAAATATTGAAATTTTTCTATTTCTAAGTTTGTTTCCTCAACTACTTCATCAACATCATCTTCTTCATAATCATTTATTGATAAATAATATTCAGGATAAAATTTTTTCAACGCTTTGTAATATTTATTATATTTTTCTCGATTCCAAAAAATTATATCTTTAAAATATTTAAAAATTTTAAATAATTTTATTTTCATAAATCCCTCTAGTCCATAAAATTCTACACTTCCATCTCAAACACATTAATCACAGGCGTTTCATAAGGATGAACCTCCTTAATCAAATAATACGCTAACTCACAAAATTCTTTTTTCACTCTAAATTTCATAATTTTTTCATTGGCAACACTTGATTTTCCAATTTCTCCATCAAAAGGATTCCCACCTTCCAAAGTTTTCCAATGTCCAATTCCATCAATTGTAGAATAAACATCTGCATAAAATCCTTCTGTCAAAAGGTTGTACTTTTGTAAGTTTTCCACAATTTTTTCCACATAATTTTCTGGAACAAAAACTTCAAAACAGCTATATTTTTCTTTAAATTCTAATTTTGAACTCAATAAATCGTCGTTTTCATAGTTTAAAGTCAAATAAAAAAATGGTGTATTTTTAAACAATAATTCTAAAAATATTTTGTCGCCCTCCCACAATTTTAAATCAAAAATTTCTTTTTTACGAATCCATTTTAAGTTGCCTTCATCACATTCATGCTGATTTCCTGAAAAATCTGAACTTGTGTAAAGATACATAAATAGCGGCTCATCATCGTTGTAATTAAAAATCACAAGTCCACGAAATTCATAACTATTCAATTCGTAGCCAGTTTCCTCTTGAACTTCTCTTTTTAAGCACTCTTCAGGTGTTTCCCCAGCTTCCAATTTCCCGCCAATTCCTAGCCAGTTTCCTTTATTTATATCATTTTCCTTTTTAGTCCTGTGTAGCATCAGATATTTTTCATCTTTTTCTAAATAACATAATGTCGTGATCATTTTTATCTTCCTTTTTTTATTTTATTTATAAAATATTATACCATATAGTTACGTTGATTTAGAATAGTGTTAGAAAATTTTAATACAAAAAATATGACATAGCAAAAAAAGAGAACTTACTTTATTAGTTAGTCCTCTTTTTTATATTATTCTACGGAAGTGTTCGATTAAGTTTTTTGAAATTTTTATTTAGTTTTCTAATTATGTTGTTTTTTTTTACAAGTTAAATTTCCTGAAAGTTGAAATTTAATCCCAATCTATCACCTGTTGAAGTATATTCTCTAAATTTATAAATCAATGGTTTCCATTTTTGTGTATCAATATGTGTATCATCTTTCAATATTTTCTCATCAACGAAAATTCCTTGTATTTCACAAGTTACAATGGCAAACCAGTCTTTTTTTACTATATTTTCTACTTTGGTTTCTATATGAATCGGACATTCTTTTATTCTCACAGAATCCACCGTTTTTCCTCTTAATTCAGTAAATTTAGCAACCTTAAATTTATCTTCACAATATTCATATCCCATTTTCTGCTTTATTTCAGGTACTTCTATATCACCTGTAAATTTTTCGATTTTTTTTACATTTTCATATAAATTTTTATCAGGAATATTAAAAGTTACATCTGAGCCCATTTCAATATTTTTAAAACCTTTATTTCTCAATCCTATTCCTATGACTATTGTTTTTCCAAGTACAAAAGAAGAGGATAGCGGTGTTATATTACTTTTACCACTTTCCTTATCTTCTGTAGTCATCAATAATACTGGAAATCCATAATATAACCCATCTTTATCTAATTTTTTAAACATAAATATCACTCCTAATATCTGTAAACTTTTTTATAGATTTTAATTATACTGTAAAAATCTTTTTTTCATTTTTGAATATTCTAAATCTACACTTTTCTTTTTTTCAATTATTATTCATTATTTCAATTTATTCAACATTTTTTCCACTTCTTCTTCATCCTTAAATTTCCATTCATTCCCAACTTTATTTAATTGAACGGTTACTTTTTCTGTCGTATAATTTTTAGGATTTTTCATTCCTTCTTTTAACATTTCTTTCGATATTTCCATAACAACTTTTAAAGCTTCACTATCACTTAATTCTTTTCCATATTTTTTTAAACATTTATTTTCTATCTCTTTTTTATTCAAAATTTTATCCACATCTGGAGCAGTTACTTCATAAGTAACAAAAGCCTTTGTATTCGATATATATTTTATATTTTTTATATCAAATTTTAAACCATCAGACAATTCAGAAAAAAAACTAAAAAATCCATTCATTATTGATTCCTCTGCTTTTTTCTCCTCTTCATCTTTAATTTCCCTCATTTCATTCTGACCGATTGATGGCATGATTTCTTTTATAAATCTTTTTACATCCTCGTTTACTGTTCTTTCAATCTTCTTGTTCTCCACTTCAATCTGTTCCGCAGACAATGTAACATTTTTACCTTTTGTCACTTGATAACCTTGTCCAAAAATTTGCAACGAAAGTGCAAATAACATAATCACTAATAATTTTTTCATCTAAAATTCTCCTTCTTTTCTTACTTTATCAAAATTTTTATATTTTTATTCTTCAACCCCTCTTCTAAACTCATGTGAAAATGTCTTATCATAAAGTTTAGATTTAGAATATTTACCCCCCATAAAGTTTCCAACCAAAATTTGTGCAGTTTTCGTAATTTTCTCATCTTTCACTTTTTGAGCAATGTTTTCCAATGTTCCCATAACGATTTTCTGATCTTCCCAAGTTGCTCTTTGAACAATTGCAATTGGCGTTGTTTTATCATAATGTTTTAATAATCTTTTTACAACTTCATCAATCATTTGTACAGATAAGAATATTGCCATTGAGCATTTGTGTGAAGCTAGGCTTTCTAGACTTTCTGTTTCTGGTACTGGAGTTCTTCCTTCCAATCTTGTACAAATTATTGTCTGACTCACATCAGGCAATGTGAATTCTTTTTTTATTGCAGCAGCGGCAGCCACAAATGAACTCACTCCTGGAATTACTTCATACTCAATCCCATATTCATCCAGAATATCCATTTGTTCCCTTATTGCACCATAAATACTTGGATCCCCAGTGTGAACCCTTGCTACCAATTTTCCCTTCTTCTGTGCCTTTATCATAACTTCCATCACTTCATCCAGAGTCATTGAAGCAGAATTATAAATTTCAGCTCCATCCTTGTGACACTCGACAATTTCCCTATTTACAAGCGAACCTGCATAAATAATAACATCCACCTTTTCCACAATCTTTTTCCCTTTCACTGTGATTAAGTCAGGATCTCCTGGTCCCGCTCCTATGAAGTATACTTTTTTCATAAAATTACCTCTTTCTTTTTTTATTAATTTTCTAGTTTTATAGTGTTTCATTTATTTCAAAAATTACTGACATCTCTGTATTCAAATATATTTTTTCATTTTTTTAAAAAATGCTGCCTAGACTTTCCCATTTTCAAGATAAACTATTTTTTTTAAGTTACCATCTTGTTACCTTGTAATAAAAATGTGCCTTCTTCACAATTTTTCTATTTTAAGCTATAATTAACATAGTTAGCTAACTCGAAATAAATTATATTTGGAGGAAATTAAAATGATTGATTATAATAAAATAGTGAACTACTCCCGCTTTTAGAAGCGGGAGCTTCTTGGGAAGTATCTGCTTTTGCTAGCCAAATATATTTACCAAGCTCTTCGGGTAGTTCCTACCCTGTCTTCTTTTATTTTCTTAATATTTCAACATCGCTTTTCCAATGTTTCTTATATTCAATGCCGCATTGTAATCTCTATCAATTTCAATCCCACAGCATTCACATTTATAACTTCTTTCTGATAATTTCAGCTCCTCTTTAACGTTTCCACATCTACTACAAGTTTTCGACGATGGAAACCACTTATCTATCTTCAAAAATTGCTTTCCTAAAAACATCAGTTTATACTCAACCATCCTCAAAAACATTCCCCACCCATTATCTCCTATACTTTTACCAAAATTTAATGCCTGGCTCATCCCTTTTATATTCAAATCCTCAACAACCACAGCATTATATGTTTCAGACAATTTTTTCGATAATTTATGTAGAAAATCTCTTCGACAATTTTTGATATACTCATGTAATTTTGATATTTTCTCTTTTTGCTTATACCAATTTTTAGAAAATTTCACTTTTCTTGATAATGATTTCTGTAATTTTTTCAATTTTTTCTCCAGCATCCTAAAATATCTTGGATAATCAGCCCTTTGGTTTTCAGAACTGACAAATAATTCAGACATTGAAAAATCAAGTCCAATCACTTTATCATTACTTGGCATTTTTTGAATTTCTTTTTCAAATTCCGTCAAAACAGAAACATAGTAATTTCCATTACTGTTTGTCAATGTTACTGACTTTATCTTGTAATCCTTCGGTATTTCTCTATGATATTTTAATTTTACTCTTTTCAATTTTGGCAAAACCAAATATTTATTTTCCTCAATTCGTATCGAATTATTCACACAATTTGTCGTATAACTTTTAACACTATTCTTTTTAGATTTGAACCTTGGAAACTTTGCTCTCTTCTGAAAAAAGTTCGTAAACGATCGTCTTACATTTAATTGAGCATTTGAAAGTGCCAGACTATCTACTTCTTTCAAAAATTGGTTTTCACTTTTTAAACTGGCAGGTGTAATTATTTTATTTTTTCCAGTCTCTTCATAAATTTTATTCGCAGTGTACAAAATTGTATTGTAAACAAAACGGACACATCCAAAAGTCTTATTTATCAATAATTCCTGCTCCTTATTTGGGTAAATTCTGTATTTGAATGCTAAATTATATTTCATAAAATTACACCTCCTTTTGATTTTGAGTATTATTTTTAATTATTTCTTTAGAAATTTATCATTAAGATTTCTCTTCGATATTTTATACAAAAATTGTATCATAGACGTATCCTTTTTTCAATTTTTTTACAAAAAAAGCAATTCATCTCCTACTTATAGAAGTCATAGAAGTCGGAGACTTCTTGCTATCTTTCTGTTAAAGAAAGTGTTATTTCAACAGAACACTTCGGTAATTCTTTTTTATTCATAATTATCATTCTCTATTCTTTTTAATTTTATTTTCTTATCATACTCCCTCAAAATCTTTTCCACCTCATTTTCAAGTGCTTCCTTATTAGGAATATACAATGTGTATTTTGAAGCAAAAATCTGATTAGAAAGCCCACCTAGT harbors:
- a CDS encoding RNA-guided endonuclease TnpB family protein, which codes for MKYNLAFKYRIYPNKEQELLINKTFGCVRFVYNTILYTANKIYEETGKNKIITPASLKSENQFLKEVDSLALSNAQLNVRRSFTNFFQKRAKFPRFKSKKNSVKSYTTNCVNNSIRIEENKYLVLPKLKRVKLKYHREIPKDYKIKSVTLTNSNGNYYVSVLTEFEKEIQKMPSNDKVIGLDFSMSELFVSSENQRADYPRYFRMLEKKLKKLQKSLSRKVKFSKNWYKQKEKISKLHEYIKNCRRDFLHKLSKKLSETYNAVVVEDLNIKGMSQALNFGKSIGDNGWGMFLRMVEYKLMFLGKQFLKIDKWFPSSKTCSRCGNVKEELKLSERSYKCECCGIEIDRDYNAALNIRNIGKAMLKY
- a CDS encoding NUDIX domain-containing protein, which gives rise to MITTLCYLEKDEKYLMLHRTKKENDINKGNWLGIGGKLEAGETPEECLKREVQEETGYELNSYEFRGLVIFNYNDDEPLFMYLYTSSDFSGNQHECDEGNLKWIRKKEIFDLKLWEGDKIFLELLFKNTPFFYLTLNYENDDLLSSKLEFKEKYSCFEVFVPENYVEKIVENLQKYNLLTEGFYADVYSTIDGIGHWKTLEGGNPFDGEIGKSSVANEKIMKFRVKKEFCELAYYLIKEVHPYETPVINVFEMEV
- a CDS encoding flavin reductase, with amino-acid sequence MFKKLDKDGLYYGFPVLLMTTEDKESGKSNITPLSSSFVLGKTIVIGIGLRNKGFKNIEMGSDVTFNIPDKNLYENVKKIEKFTGDIEVPEIKQKMGYEYCEDKFKVAKFTELRGKTVDSVRIKECPIHIETKVENIVKKDWFAIVTCEIQGIFVDEKILKDDTHIDTQKWKPLIYKFREYTSTGDRLGLNFNFQEI
- the cobM gene encoding precorrin-4 C(11)-methyltransferase, coding for MKKVYFIGAGPGDPDLITVKGKKIVEKVDVIIYAGSLVNREIVECHKDGAEIYNSASMTLDEVMEVMIKAQKKGKLVARVHTGDPSIYGAIREQMDILDEYGIEYEVIPGVSSFVAAAAAIKKEFTLPDVSQTIICTRLEGRTPVPETESLESLASHKCSMAIFLSVQMIDEVVKRLLKHYDKTTPIAIVQRATWEDQKIVMGTLENIAQKVKDEKITKTAQILVGNFMGGKYSKSKLYDKTFSHEFRRGVEE
- the cbiG gene encoding cobalt-precorrin 5A hydrolase, whose protein sequence is MRTAVYCVSKNGYETCLKIRDNVYKNLHIYVSQRVANMLNLESENVENLFVINERVPILLEKTFDKYDLHIFVAATGAVVRIIEGKFKSKDTDPAVITVDDHANFVISLLSGHLGGANEECRKIADGIGAIPVITTASDVGGKIAVDTLSQKIKAKLESLDDAKRVTSLIVNGENVSIHLPKNIVENNKNCAGAIIVSNRKNIEISKIIPKNIILGIGCKRNTPKEKIIEKINYVMETQNLEMDSIKKAASAWVKSDEIGLLEAMTELNIPIEFFEKEKILEVENLIEERSEFVKNQIGVYGVSEPCAYLASSRKGNFLVKKVKLGEVTISIFEEEM
- a CDS encoding tetratricopeptide repeat protein, which produces MKKLIYAITIFLATSLGANAYTLRECVQETLSKRGVKQSIIDETSEFLLYSKGGMSIIPQKNEINSLINKAEKLLKKDKNNIQIKQYLISIYSIKGDTQSILKAKKLLEENLKEKDITDFESWSMSGFYYYQIGEKKKAQEYFDKIKEKYKDRPAVYKLIEIVLTDIDLLSRSKKFSDTVEDLATNEKDLEEIEKNSKNQVENLKIVEDFFQSEQNKREFGVVDELVYNFNFLIHASKIYELMEENSKGSKGLDLKTREEIKNYYLKNIANNKKMTEDAIRYNIVPESTYLLLITVVTSIDEEEGKQFVNELEKTKLYKIIKELEK